In Pseudoliparis swirei isolate HS2019 ecotype Mariana Trench chromosome 11, NWPU_hadal_v1, whole genome shotgun sequence, a genomic segment contains:
- the lbh gene encoding protein LBH, translated as MSVFPPHIYCPVFVPGREMTGVMINGTPMEDMRLSPSKDRLSFQIFPDPSDFERCCKLKDRLPSIVVEPTEGEVESGELRWPPEEFLIIEEEDEEEQQAAQAQNNGDIQNGQPTQEPHH; from the exons ATGTCTGTATTTCCCCCGCATATATATTG CCCAGTGTTTGTGCCCGGCCGAGAGATGACTGGGGTGATGATCAACGGCACCCCCATGGAGGACATGAGGCTCAGCCCCAGCAAGGACCGACTCTCCTTCCAG ATATTCCCAGACCCCTCAGACTTTGAGCGTTGCTGTAAGCTCAAAGACCGTCTGCCATCCATCGTGGTCGAGCCGACGGAGGGAGAAGTGGAGAGCGGGGAGCTCCGCTGGCCTCCAGAGGAGTTTCTGATcatcgaggaggaggatgaagaagagcagCAGGCGGCGCAGGCACAGAATAATGGCGACATCCAAAATGGACAGCCGACACAGGAGCCCCATCACTAG